One window from the genome of Saccopteryx leptura isolate mSacLep1 chromosome 8, mSacLep1_pri_phased_curated, whole genome shotgun sequence encodes:
- the RETNLB gene encoding resistin-like beta → MKLTFCNLLIPILLLQLIIPGNTECSLDSIVDTKIEEALQDFNPISMTISCSSVTSSGRLASCPAGSVATSCACGYGCGSWDIRGETTCHCQCQVIDWTTARCCRVG, encoded by the exons ATGAAGCTTACCTTTTGCAACCTTCTCATCCCCATCCTCCTTCTCCAGCTGATAATCCCAGGGAACACTGAGTGTTCCTTAGACTCCATTGTGGATACAAAGATAGAGGAAGCTCTCCAAG ACTTCAATCCTATTTCAATGACGATCTCATGTAGCAGTGTCACCAGCTCCGGCAGACTGGCCTCGTGCCCTGCAG GGAGTGTTGCCACCAGTTGTGCTTGTGGCTATGGCTGTGGTTCCTGGGATATCCGGGGCGAAACCACGTGCCACTGTCAGTGCCAAGTGATAGACTGGACCACTGCCCGCTGCTGCCGCGTGGGCTGA